In Biomphalaria glabrata chromosome 11, xgBioGlab47.1, whole genome shotgun sequence, the following proteins share a genomic window:
- the LOC106054917 gene encoding uncharacterized protein LOC106054917 isoform X3 yields MAYCSKVWKSHTMKPKVFLLLTVTSLFVRVQSLSVSFEETNRVENSVSLKCRWETQANEEPTEVFVYKNSKLYYQCSLGQSDVSICSAEEISPSRFSYFYQESENTIRVNIKNMISSDSDFYSCYVKQRNATISGQTLYLPLRRDITTSITTSAVTKLIDTTPKITATPGTKFTNTTPTITASPDTKFTNTTPKITATPDTKFTNTTPRITASPDTKFTNTTPKITATPDTKFTNTTPRITASPDTKFTNTTTNIATSPFTKLTGSTTAQTETNSQDTSSVLIYIVASVASTGLVSLIVGVICFFVIRKYRTKKTLTLQQIQQSN; encoded by the exons ATG GCCTATTGTTCAAAAGTTTGGAAGAGTCACACCATGAAGCCGAAAGTTTTCTTGCTGCTGACTg TTACCTCACTTTTTGTGAGAGTCCAAAGCCTGTCAGTTTCGTTTGAGGAAACTAATCGAGTTGAGAATAGTGTTTCATTGAAATGTAGATGGGAAACTCAAGCTAATGAAGAACCCACAGAAGTATTTGTGTACAAAAACAGCAAGTTGTATTATCAGTGTTCTCTTGGCCAATCAGATGTCAGTATCTGTTCAGCAGAAGAAATATCTCCAAGCCGATTCTCTTATTTTTATCAGGAATCTGAAAATACCATTAGGGTCAACATAAAGAATATGATCAGTTCTGACAGTGATTTTTATTCTTGCTATGTGAAACAACGCAATGCAACTATTTCTGGACAAACATTATATTTGCCTTTGAGAAGAG ATATTACTACGAGCATCACAACGTCGGCTGTCACTAAACTTATTG ACACAACACCAAAAATCACAGCTACACCTGGTACTAAGTTTACAA ACACAACACCAACAATCACAGCTTCACCTGATACTAAGTTTACAA ACACAACACCAAAAATCACAGCTACACCTGATACAAAGTTTACAA ACACAACACCAAGAATCACAGCTTCACCTGATACTAAGTTTACAA ACACAACACCAAAAATCACAGCTACACCTGATACAAAGTTTACAA ACACAACACCAAGAATCACAGCTTCACCTGATACTAAGTTTACAA ACACAACAACAAACATTGCAACTTCACCTTTCACTAAGCTTACAG gATCAACTACAGCTCAAACTGAAACTAATAGCCAAGACACTTCTTCAG TCCTGATTTACATTGTTGCCAGTGTTGCAAGTACTGGATTAGTAAGCCTAATAGTTggagtcatttgtttctttgtgatTAGGAAATATCGAACCAAAAAG ACTTTAACTCTGCAACAGATTCAGCAGTCTAACTAA
- the LOC106054917 gene encoding uncharacterized protein LOC106054917 isoform X4 — translation MKPKVFLLLTVTSLFVRVQSLSVSFEETNRVENSVSLKCRWETQANEEPTEVFVYKNSKLYYQCSLGQSDVSICSAEEISPSRFSYFYQESENTIRVNIKNMISSDSDFYSCYVKQRNATISGQTLYLPLRRDITTSITTSAVTKLIDTTPKITATPGTKFTNTTPTITASPDTKFTNTTPKITATPDTKFTNTTPRITASPDTKFTNTTPKITATPDTKFTNTTPRITASPDTKFTNTTTNIATSPFTKLTGSTTAQTETNSQDTSSVLIYIVASVASTGLVSLIVGVICFFVIRKYRTKKTLTLQQIQQSN, via the exons ATGAAGCCGAAAGTTTTCTTGCTGCTGACTg TTACCTCACTTTTTGTGAGAGTCCAAAGCCTGTCAGTTTCGTTTGAGGAAACTAATCGAGTTGAGAATAGTGTTTCATTGAAATGTAGATGGGAAACTCAAGCTAATGAAGAACCCACAGAAGTATTTGTGTACAAAAACAGCAAGTTGTATTATCAGTGTTCTCTTGGCCAATCAGATGTCAGTATCTGTTCAGCAGAAGAAATATCTCCAAGCCGATTCTCTTATTTTTATCAGGAATCTGAAAATACCATTAGGGTCAACATAAAGAATATGATCAGTTCTGACAGTGATTTTTATTCTTGCTATGTGAAACAACGCAATGCAACTATTTCTGGACAAACATTATATTTGCCTTTGAGAAGAG ATATTACTACGAGCATCACAACGTCGGCTGTCACTAAACTTATTG ACACAACACCAAAAATCACAGCTACACCTGGTACTAAGTTTACAA ACACAACACCAACAATCACAGCTTCACCTGATACTAAGTTTACAA ACACAACACCAAAAATCACAGCTACACCTGATACAAAGTTTACAA ACACAACACCAAGAATCACAGCTTCACCTGATACTAAGTTTACAA ACACAACACCAAAAATCACAGCTACACCTGATACAAAGTTTACAA ACACAACACCAAGAATCACAGCTTCACCTGATACTAAGTTTACAA ACACAACAACAAACATTGCAACTTCACCTTTCACTAAGCTTACAG gATCAACTACAGCTCAAACTGAAACTAATAGCCAAGACACTTCTTCAG TCCTGATTTACATTGTTGCCAGTGTTGCAAGTACTGGATTAGTAAGCCTAATAGTTggagtcatttgtttctttgtgatTAGGAAATATCGAACCAAAAAG ACTTTAACTCTGCAACAGATTCAGCAGTCTAACTAA
- the LOC106054917 gene encoding uncharacterized protein LOC106054917 isoform X2, with protein MCAVCVSFVHDTLSFFFLTWLLSLSLCNIIEGYHHHLQAYCSKVWKSHTMKPKVFLLLTVTSLFVRVQSLSVSFEETNRVENSVSLKCRWETQANEEPTEVFVYKNSKLYYQCSLGQSDVSICSAEEISPSRFSYFYQESENTIRVNIKNMISSDSDFYSCYVKQRNATISGQTLYLPLRRDITTSITTSAVTKLIDTTPKITATPGTKFTNTTPTITASPDTKFTNTTPRITASPDTKFTNTTPKITATPDTKFTNTTPRITASPDTKFTNTTTNIATSPFTKLTGSTTAQTETNSQDTSSVLIYIVASVASTGLVSLIVGVICFFVIRKYRTKKTLTLQQIQQSN; from the exons ATGTGTGCTGTGTGCGTCTCGTTTGTCCAtgacactctctctttctttttccttacTTGGCTGTTAAGTCTTTCTCTGTGTAACATCATCGAAGGATACCACCATCATTTGCAGGCCTATTGTTCAAAAGTTTGGAAGAGTCACACCATGAAGCCGAAAGTTTTCTTGCTGCTGACTg TTACCTCACTTTTTGTGAGAGTCCAAAGCCTGTCAGTTTCGTTTGAGGAAACTAATCGAGTTGAGAATAGTGTTTCATTGAAATGTAGATGGGAAACTCAAGCTAATGAAGAACCCACAGAAGTATTTGTGTACAAAAACAGCAAGTTGTATTATCAGTGTTCTCTTGGCCAATCAGATGTCAGTATCTGTTCAGCAGAAGAAATATCTCCAAGCCGATTCTCTTATTTTTATCAGGAATCTGAAAATACCATTAGGGTCAACATAAAGAATATGATCAGTTCTGACAGTGATTTTTATTCTTGCTATGTGAAACAACGCAATGCAACTATTTCTGGACAAACATTATATTTGCCTTTGAGAAGAG ATATTACTACGAGCATCACAACGTCGGCTGTCACTAAACTTATTG ACACAACACCAAAAATCACAGCTACACCTGGTACTAAGTTTACAA ACACAACACCAACAATCACAGCTTCACCTGATACTAAGTTTACAA ACACAACACCAAGAATCACAGCTTCACCTGATACTAAGTTTACAA ACACAACACCAAAAATCACAGCTACACCTGATACAAAGTTTACAA ACACAACACCAAGAATCACAGCTTCACCTGATACTAAGTTTACAA ACACAACAACAAACATTGCAACTTCACCTTTCACTAAGCTTACAG gATCAACTACAGCTCAAACTGAAACTAATAGCCAAGACACTTCTTCAG TCCTGATTTACATTGTTGCCAGTGTTGCAAGTACTGGATTAGTAAGCCTAATAGTTggagtcatttgtttctttgtgatTAGGAAATATCGAACCAAAAAG ACTTTAACTCTGCAACAGATTCAGCAGTCTAACTAA
- the LOC106054917 gene encoding uncharacterized protein LOC106054917 isoform X1, translating into MCAVCVSFVHDTLSFFFLTWLLSLSLCNIIEGYHHHLQAYCSKVWKSHTMKPKVFLLLTVTSLFVRVQSLSVSFEETNRVENSVSLKCRWETQANEEPTEVFVYKNSKLYYQCSLGQSDVSICSAEEISPSRFSYFYQESENTIRVNIKNMISSDSDFYSCYVKQRNATISGQTLYLPLRRDITTSITTSAVTKLIDTTPKITATPGTKFTNTTPTITASPDTKFTNTTPKITATPDTKFTNTTPRITASPDTKFTNTTPKITATPDTKFTNTTPRITASPDTKFTNTTTNIATSPFTKLTGSTTAQTETNSQDTSSVLIYIVASVASTGLVSLIVGVICFFVIRKYRTKKTLTLQQIQQSN; encoded by the exons ATGTGTGCTGTGTGCGTCTCGTTTGTCCAtgacactctctctttctttttccttacTTGGCTGTTAAGTCTTTCTCTGTGTAACATCATCGAAGGATACCACCATCATTTGCAGGCCTATTGTTCAAAAGTTTGGAAGAGTCACACCATGAAGCCGAAAGTTTTCTTGCTGCTGACTg TTACCTCACTTTTTGTGAGAGTCCAAAGCCTGTCAGTTTCGTTTGAGGAAACTAATCGAGTTGAGAATAGTGTTTCATTGAAATGTAGATGGGAAACTCAAGCTAATGAAGAACCCACAGAAGTATTTGTGTACAAAAACAGCAAGTTGTATTATCAGTGTTCTCTTGGCCAATCAGATGTCAGTATCTGTTCAGCAGAAGAAATATCTCCAAGCCGATTCTCTTATTTTTATCAGGAATCTGAAAATACCATTAGGGTCAACATAAAGAATATGATCAGTTCTGACAGTGATTTTTATTCTTGCTATGTGAAACAACGCAATGCAACTATTTCTGGACAAACATTATATTTGCCTTTGAGAAGAG ATATTACTACGAGCATCACAACGTCGGCTGTCACTAAACTTATTG ACACAACACCAAAAATCACAGCTACACCTGGTACTAAGTTTACAA ACACAACACCAACAATCACAGCTTCACCTGATACTAAGTTTACAA ACACAACACCAAAAATCACAGCTACACCTGATACAAAGTTTACAA ACACAACACCAAGAATCACAGCTTCACCTGATACTAAGTTTACAA ACACAACACCAAAAATCACAGCTACACCTGATACAAAGTTTACAA ACACAACACCAAGAATCACAGCTTCACCTGATACTAAGTTTACAA ACACAACAACAAACATTGCAACTTCACCTTTCACTAAGCTTACAG gATCAACTACAGCTCAAACTGAAACTAATAGCCAAGACACTTCTTCAG TCCTGATTTACATTGTTGCCAGTGTTGCAAGTACTGGATTAGTAAGCCTAATAGTTggagtcatttgtttctttgtgatTAGGAAATATCGAACCAAAAAG ACTTTAACTCTGCAACAGATTCAGCAGTCTAACTAA